In Saccharicrinis fermentans DSM 9555 = JCM 21142, a genomic segment contains:
- a CDS encoding uroporphyrinogen decarboxylase family protein — protein MTSKERVLATLNRKDVDYPASWLGLPVPAAIPNLYRYFKVNSIPELKRNINDDIWPIEVPYNNAPFNDVGCALQFAELTEGGTQDERTLTAPGFFRGKTDPSEIDSFNWPNPSDYLDIEKAKQSVEEVSDEYFKMGIMWSAHFQDTCSAFGMEDALTTMMMYPDMFQAVINRITDFYLELNGLFYEATKGKLDAVLIGNDFGSQTALMVDPDMLRSYVFPGTKKLIDQAKSYGLKVVHHSCGSIFPIIQDLYDMGVDIVHPIQALASDMSAEHLSKEFKKGAFCGAVDAQELLVNGTPEDIKKRILELKKLFPTGLIISPSHEAILPDIAPENIEALFQAVKQ, from the coding sequence ATGACATCAAAAGAAAGAGTTTTAGCAACCTTAAACAGAAAAGATGTGGATTATCCAGCCTCATGGCTTGGATTGCCTGTTCCTGCTGCCATTCCTAACCTCTATCGCTATTTCAAAGTAAACAGCATTCCGGAACTTAAAAGAAATATTAACGATGATATTTGGCCCATTGAGGTTCCATACAACAATGCGCCTTTTAATGATGTTGGCTGTGCATTGCAATTTGCTGAGCTTACAGAAGGAGGCACACAAGATGAAAGAACCCTGACTGCGCCCGGATTCTTTAGAGGTAAAACCGATCCTTCAGAAATAGATAGTTTCAACTGGCCCAATCCATCCGACTATTTGGATATTGAAAAAGCAAAACAATCTGTCGAAGAGGTATCTGATGAATATTTTAAGATGGGCATTATGTGGAGCGCACATTTTCAAGACACATGCTCTGCATTTGGCATGGAAGATGCCCTCACCACAATGATGATGTATCCAGACATGTTTCAAGCTGTTATTAACAGAATCACAGACTTCTATCTGGAATTGAATGGCCTTTTTTACGAAGCCACAAAAGGTAAGCTCGATGCGGTATTAATAGGCAACGATTTTGGCAGCCAAACCGCACTTATGGTAGATCCAGACATGTTACGTAGCTACGTTTTCCCAGGAACCAAAAAACTAATAGACCAAGCCAAAAGCTACGGATTAAAAGTAGTACACCACTCTTGCGGCTCTATTTTTCCAATTATACAAGACTTATACGACATGGGTGTGGATATCGTGCATCCTATTCAAGCCTTAGCCTCTGATATGAGTGCAGAGCACTTAAGCAAAGAATTTAAAAAAGGTGCCTTTTGCGGAGCTGTAGACGCACAAGAATTATTAGTCAATGGAACACCAGAAGATATTAAAAAACGTATTTTAGAGCTTAAAAAGCTATTTCCGACTGGCCTCATAATATCTCCCAGTCACGAAGCAATATTACCCGACATAGCACCAGAAAACATTGAAGCTTTGTTTCAAGCAGTCAAACAATAA
- the thrC gene encoding threonine synthase, producing the protein MQFYSTNSPDVKVSLKEAVLRGLASDKGLFMPEVIPHLDASFFGDIQNKSLPEIGFEVLKPFFCPDIPEETFKAIVEDALNFPIPTVPVSKNIYSLELFHGPTLAFKDVGARFMARILSYFVQDQEKEINILVATSGDTGSAVANGFFEVPGINVFVLYPKGLVSQVQEKQFTTLGKNITSIEVDGTFDDCQRMVKEAFLDQELNDQLVLTSANSINLARLLPQSVYYHHAYAQLKKAGIKEDVVFCVPSGNFGNLTAGLVAREMGLPVKKFIAATNINDIVPKYLVTGEYVPAPSKSTIANAMDVGDPSNFVRIMDLYDADHSLVSARVEGLSYTDDEIRVGIKRVDDSCRYVMDPHGATAFMALENKLKSGEMGVFLETAHPAKFPEVVETVIGRAVVVPERLQAFMKGVPQSSRLSANLKELKAFLLK; encoded by the coding sequence ATGCAATTTTATAGTACCAATTCACCAGATGTTAAGGTAAGTTTAAAGGAAGCTGTATTAAGGGGACTGGCTTCAGATAAAGGACTATTTATGCCGGAGGTGATTCCGCATTTGGATGCTTCATTTTTTGGCGATATTCAAAATAAAAGCTTGCCAGAGATCGGTTTTGAGGTCTTGAAGCCCTTCTTTTGTCCGGATATACCTGAAGAAACTTTTAAAGCCATCGTTGAGGATGCATTAAATTTTCCTATCCCAACAGTGCCTGTAAGTAAGAATATTTACTCTTTGGAGTTGTTTCATGGACCAACTTTGGCTTTTAAAGATGTTGGAGCCCGATTTATGGCTCGAATATTATCTTATTTTGTTCAAGACCAAGAGAAAGAAATAAATATACTGGTAGCTACTTCTGGTGATACGGGAAGTGCTGTAGCCAACGGATTTTTCGAGGTACCAGGGATAAATGTTTTTGTTCTGTACCCTAAAGGCCTGGTTAGTCAAGTGCAAGAAAAGCAGTTTACTACTTTAGGTAAAAATATTACTTCAATAGAAGTGGATGGGACGTTTGATGACTGTCAGCGAATGGTGAAAGAGGCATTTTTAGATCAAGAACTTAATGATCAGTTGGTGCTGACATCTGCTAATTCAATTAATCTGGCCCGTCTTTTGCCTCAATCGGTGTATTATCATCATGCCTATGCCCAATTAAAAAAGGCGGGTATCAAAGAGGATGTCGTATTTTGTGTTCCTAGTGGAAATTTTGGGAACTTAACAGCTGGATTAGTGGCACGAGAAATGGGGCTGCCGGTGAAAAAGTTTATTGCAGCGACCAATATAAATGATATTGTGCCTAAATATTTAGTGACGGGAGAATATGTGCCGGCTCCATCTAAATCGACAATTGCTAATGCGATGGACGTGGGTGATCCAAGTAATTTTGTGCGTATTATGGATTTGTATGATGCAGATCATAGCTTGGTTAGTGCTAGGGTGGAGGGGTTATCCTATACCGATGACGAAATTAGAGTGGGTATTAAGCGTGTGGATGATAGCTGTAGGTATGTAATGGATCCGCATGGAGCAACTGCATTCATGGCTCTAGAAAACAAACTAAAGAGCGGAGAAATGGGAGTTTTCTTAGAAACCGCTCACCCGGCTAAATTTCCAGAGGTGGTTGAGACCGTCATAGGTAGGGCAGTTGTCGTTCCTGAACGTTTACAGGCATTTATGAAAGGTGTGCCACAGAGTTCACGCCTGAGTGCAAATTTAAAGGAATTAAAAGCCTTTCTTTTAAAGTAG
- a CDS encoding tetratricopeptide repeat protein, translating into MKNILSVTLLLFTMLGAVYAQEEKSAAELKNEGNAALKAKDYKTALASFEAAIKVWDESEDMDAAMLYNTATCARKIKDNEKSLKYYAKAKELGYKEDVATFYSGMAYKSMGKMDEMEKVLLGGVEEFPNSKYIGYMKKELGKHYVKQANEYFTKGISILNTRTEGNRDQWDAIKEKAKVEFDQADGLADKALGFDAKNSAAQTIKNKIVELLKS; encoded by the coding sequence ATGAAGAACATTTTATCGGTAACACTGTTGTTATTCACCATGTTAGGAGCTGTTTATGCGCAAGAGGAGAAAAGTGCAGCCGAATTAAAAAACGAAGGTAATGCTGCATTAAAAGCCAAGGACTATAAAACAGCATTGGCTTCTTTTGAAGCAGCCATAAAGGTTTGGGACGAATCGGAAGATATGGATGCTGCGATGTTATATAATACAGCAACCTGTGCTAGGAAAATTAAGGATAATGAAAAGTCTCTTAAGTATTATGCAAAAGCCAAGGAGTTAGGTTATAAAGAAGATGTAGCTACGTTTTATTCAGGGATGGCCTATAAATCAATGGGTAAAATGGATGAGATGGAAAAAGTTTTGTTAGGGGGAGTTGAAGAGTTTCCTAATAGTAAGTACATTGGTTATATGAAAAAAGAGCTTGGTAAGCATTATGTGAAACAAGCCAATGAATATTTCACCAAAGGAATATCTATTTTGAATACCAGAACAGAAGGAAATCGTGATCAATGGGATGCTATTAAAGAGAAGGCCAAAGTTGAATTCGATCAAGCTGATGGTCTTGCAGATAAGGCACTTGGTTTTGACGCCAAAAATAGTGCAGCTCAAACAATTAAAAATAAAATCGTAGAGCTGTTAAAGAGTTAG
- a CDS encoding L-rhamnose/proton symporter RhaT, protein MISTNPILGTGLHSIGGMSAASCYMPFEKVKNWSWGVFWIIQSIFAWLIMPLLIGYLTVPDLYTVIISSPPAALWSAFLLGAVYGFGGLSFGYAIRNIGYSLTYTISIGISAVLGTIIPLIIKGELVEQFSKNGGGIVLLGMTVSILGVAMCGRAGFLKEQNISQSQSTSAFNMKKGLLLTIIAGALSAVWGLSLELGQPISDIAAQHGAGHFEGNAKLIVSSLGCLLTNLCWFINSTIKDGSIKALFNIKEIGKARYSKNFILSIMAGSMWYFQFFFYGLGHVRMGNFQFASWVLHMSMLIFFSYIIGVIMKEWKGVNKKTYTLLIIALCVLVSSFVIMTYGSYIGELNSQH, encoded by the coding sequence ATGATATCTACAAATCCCATTTTAGGCACAGGATTACATTCCATAGGCGGAATGTCTGCCGCCAGTTGTTACATGCCATTTGAAAAGGTAAAAAACTGGTCTTGGGGCGTTTTTTGGATCATACAATCTATTTTCGCCTGGTTAATCATGCCCTTACTCATCGGATATTTAACCGTACCTGATTTATATACAGTTATAATAAGCTCTCCTCCTGCCGCCCTATGGAGTGCATTTTTACTAGGTGCTGTCTATGGCTTTGGCGGTTTGTCATTTGGTTATGCCATCCGCAACATTGGTTATTCTCTAACTTACACAATCTCAATCGGCATTTCTGCAGTATTAGGAACCATTATACCGTTAATTATAAAAGGTGAACTAGTAGAACAATTTTCGAAAAACGGAGGTGGTATTGTATTATTAGGGATGACGGTCTCCATATTAGGGGTAGCTATGTGTGGAAGGGCAGGTTTTTTGAAAGAGCAAAACATATCCCAAAGCCAAAGTACATCGGCCTTTAACATGAAAAAGGGCCTATTGCTAACCATTATTGCAGGTGCCTTATCAGCTGTATGGGGACTTTCTCTGGAGCTTGGCCAACCTATCTCAGATATAGCTGCCCAACATGGTGCTGGACATTTTGAAGGTAATGCCAAACTTATTGTTTCAAGTTTAGGATGCTTATTGACTAATTTATGTTGGTTTATTAATTCCACCATAAAAGATGGTTCCATCAAAGCCCTTTTTAACATCAAAGAAATTGGAAAAGCAAGATATTCAAAAAACTTTATACTCTCCATCATGGCAGGTTCCATGTGGTATTTTCAATTTTTCTTTTATGGTTTAGGCCACGTTAGAATGGGAAATTTTCAGTTTGCCAGTTGGGTATTACATATGTCAATGCTTATATTTTTCAGTTATATCATTGGCGTTATCATGAAAGAATGGAAAGGTGTTAACAAAAAAACCTATACCTTACTGATTATTGCCCTATGTGTACTGGTAAGTTCATTTGTAATCATGACCTATGGCAGTTACATAGGAGAACTAAATAGTCAACATTAA
- a CDS encoding methylglyoxal synthase: protein MKIAVIAHDGKKAEMVSFLNKNLSVLDSANIEIVATGTTGKHAQNAGLKVERVQSGPLGGDAQIAAQIVEGIVKGVFFFRDPLDKHPHEPDINMLMRICDVHNIPLATNPATAELVLKGIVFE from the coding sequence ATGAAAATAGCAGTAATAGCCCACGATGGTAAAAAAGCCGAAATGGTTTCTTTTTTAAATAAAAATTTAAGTGTATTGGATAGTGCTAATATAGAAATAGTAGCAACGGGTACAACAGGTAAGCATGCCCAAAATGCCGGATTAAAGGTGGAACGGGTTCAATCAGGTCCCTTGGGGGGTGACGCTCAAATTGCCGCCCAAATTGTAGAAGGTATCGTTAAAGGGGTTTTCTTTTTCAGAGATCCGTTAGATAAGCATCCGCACGAACCAGATATCAATATGTTGATGCGTATTTGCGACGTGCACAATATACCATTAGCTACTAATCCAGCCACTGCTGAATTGGTTTTGAAAGGGATCGTGTTTGAATAA